From Patescibacteria group bacterium:
ATGCGTCTCTCTTTTTGCTTGCTCGCGGTGGTTTTTTTGCGGACACTTTGACTCCCTTTTTTCCCACTTGAGAAACGGGCTTCTTTTTGAGGGCGACACGCGACACACGCGCTTTAGTGCGCCCTGATTTCTTTGCTCCTTTTTTGAGGACTTTCTTCGCTTTGAGGATAGCGTGTTTTCTCTTGGGGAGCGTGCTTTTCTTTGCCTGCTTCTTTGTGGTTTTCTTCGTCTTATTCATATCACGTAATTATCGTATTATATATTAAAATTCTCTCTGCTAACAAGCACATGTGCATACACTAGCCCCACTTTATCTGTTTTGCAAGTTCCTGGCATTTCTGTAAGAGCTTGGAGACGCGGGTTGTGTCGCCACTCTCCTCGGCTTCTTTGAGCTCCCCCATGGCGACGGCAAAGGCATTTCGCGCCGCTTCTTTCTCCAATTGCGTGAAGAGTTCACCAAGCTCATGACCCACGTCTCTTTCCCCTTCAAAGTAGATCTCTACCTCAAATACGCGCTCTCGTTTCTCGTCGGCAGACACTTGCCTTAACTTCTCCATGCGTTGCCGACCGACAACGTCCTCCAAATGTTTCTCCTGATTTCCTATTGATATGGCCGGTTTTTTAAGACTCTCCTGCCAAAAAAGAATGCTCATGATCTGCTGTTCAATGATATCTTTTCTGCCGCGCGGAATTTCTTTGAGTATTGGCTCTACCTCTTCTTTCAGATCTCCGGACGCACTAGGAAGCGGCATCTTTTCCAGTTCCGCCCAGATCGGCTCTTGCGGAATACTGAGTCGCTTTGCAACTTCTTCAACAAAATGCGCCTGCTCTATTTTGTTTCCCATCTGCTTAATGAAAGGAAGAACGAGTTTCCCCACTGCGATGCGAAACTCTCGGGACTCGAGATGTTTTTCTTCCAGTATGTCAAGATAAAAATGAACGATGTGCTTTGCCTCTTTCAGATTTTTCTTCCACAGGTCGAGATTCTTGGCAATCACATCGGCCGGGTCAAGCCCTTGCGGCATCGGCACCACTTTTACATCCATACCAAGGGACATGCCGGTGAGAGCGCCCTTGCCAGATGCCGAGTTGCCGGCAGGATCGGCGTCAAAAGCTATGATGAGCGTGTTCGCCATACGTTTTATCATGCGCACATGTGAATCGGTAAGTGCGGTGCCTGACACGGCAACCGTGTTGGAAAACCCCGCCTGGTGCGCCATAAGAAGATCCATTTGCCCTTCTACTAATATGCACGCGTTTTGTTTCCGTATCTCCGATTTTGCCTTGTCATACCCATATAACAGTTGGGACTTGCTGAAAAGTATCGTTTCGGGACTGTTGATATATTTTCCCATTTTATTTTCCTCGTCTCCGAATATCCTCCCCGAAAAGCCGACGACACGCCCTGCGCTGTCGGCAAGTGGGAACATGATGCGACTGCGGAACCTGTCGTAATATCCTTTCGGCGATTTGATAACGAGCCCCGCTTTTTCCATTTCTTGTTCCTTGAATCCCTTGGCTGCGAGCGCGTCACGCACAAAACTCCAACTCTCCGGAGCAAAACCGATGCGAAACTGCTTCAAGGTATCGGCCGTTACGCCGCGCCCATAGAGATACGAAAGCGCCTCTTTGTTTTTTATAAGATTCCACTGGAAGAGTTTTGTCGCTTCCTCTAAAATTTCGTAGAGCTGTTCTTTTTCCGAACGGAGCGCCGGATTCACTTCTAGAAGTGTGACTCCGGCCTTGTCGGCGAGCACCTTGAGCGCTCCTTTAAAATCAATCCCTTCAATCTCCTCAACAAAAGAAAAAATATCCCCGCCTCGGTTACAACCAAAACAATGATAAGAATCACGCACCGGAGAGACAAAGAAGCTCGGAGTGCGCTCCGCGTGAAAGGGACAAACCGCCCGGAAGTTTCCCCCCGCTTTTTCAAGTTTTATGTAAGAGCCGACAACGTCAACGATGGATAGTCTTCCCTTAATTTGTTCAACGCTATTCCCTGACATATGGAGCGACAGAGTTCACGATAAAGCTTCTTTTAACGTACTCTTCCGACGAGTGTAGTACAGCTCACAAACCGGAGGGAGACAGCGCTCTTACGCATTCCCCTCATCTTCCACTTCCTTGGCAACAACTTCTTCTCTTTTTCCGAATCCTGTTCCGGCAGGGATCAATCGGCCGATGATTATGTTTTCTTTGAGACCCTTCAAGTGGTCTACCGTCCCTTTAATGGCAACGTTGATCAACACGCGTGACGTATGCTGGAATGAGGCCGCCGATAAGAAACTTTTGGTGGTCAATGATACTTCGGTAATTCCCAACACCAGTTGTTTTGCTTTTGCAGGCTCTTTCCCCTCTTTGTTCAAGCGTTCATTCTCAATGAAAAGTTCTGAACTTTCAACGATCTCACCGGGTACGAATTTTGAATCACCGGCGATCTTGATCTTCACCCTTGAAAACATCTGGCGCACAATAACCTCAATATGCTTCCGTGAGATTGTCGCGCCTTGCAGTTCATAAATTTTATTGATTTCATTAATGATGTACTCTTCCACCACTTCAGCGCTGGAATATTTAGCGAGTTCTTCAATATCCACTGAACCATCGGTCAAGATATCGCCTTTCTTCACATCACCTCCGACCTTAACCAGCGGAGTTCGTTTAAAGGGAACGGCGTATTCTATTTCATTGCTCTTTCCCTTCTTTACGGACTCAATGTCGGCCAAAATCTTGATCATCTTATCTTTGCCTTCGCTCTTTACTTCCATCACCTTGCCGTCAGTCGCGGAGACCACTGCTTTTGACTTGGGCATTCTTCGCTCAAAAACTTCTTCCACGCGAGGCAGACCCATCGTGATATCTCCTCCCACCGATGCGATACCACCGGAATGAAACGTTCTCATGGTCAACTGAGTTCCCGGCTCGCCGATTGCCTGTGCCGCTACAATACCAACGGGTTCGCCCAACTTTACCAATTCATTTCTTCCAAGATCTATACCATAGCAATATCGGCATAATCCATTCACGGCCTTACAGGAAAGCGGCGAACGAACAACCACCTCAAGAATATCCGCATCTTCAACACGTTGTGCGTCCTCTCTGGAAAGCAGTGTTCCTTTTTTGTATAACACCTCTCCGTCGGGAGAAACGATATCCTCTGCAATAATCCTCCCTTTGATATTTCTTGCAAGAGATACGTCAAATCCGGAAACATTCTTGCGTGCAATCGCTCTTCCTTCTTTCGTACCGCAGTCTTCTTCCATGATGATCGCGTTGTCGGCAACATACACCAGGCGTCTCGTCAGATACCCCGCACGCGCCGTGTTGAGGGCGGTATCGGCAAGACCTTTTCTTGAACCGTGCGTGGTGACGAAATACTCAAGCGGAGAAAGCCCTTCTTTGTTTGAAGGAATAATGGGAAAATCAATAGTTTCTCCTGCGGTATTGACAATAAGGCCTTTCATGCCCGACATCTGCACCACTTGAGAGATACTGCCTCTTGCGCCGGAAGTGATCATATCATTTACCGGACCATTCTTTTCCAGTGTCCCGGGCATTACTTTCTCAATTTCATTTCGCACCTCTTGCCATACTTCAATCACTTTTCGAAATCGTTCTTCTTCGGAAAGAAGGCCGTCGTTGTACTGTGCAGTGATCCTTGCCACTTCCTCTCTTCCGTTTTTCACGAGCTCTTTCTTCTCCACCGGCACTTTAATATCGGTCATACTCCAGGTAATACCGGAGTGCGTCGCATATTTGAAGCCGAACGCTTTTATCTTATCAAGGATCGGCGGCGTATTCTTGATGCCATATTTCCCGATGAGATCATTCACAATGCTGGAAAGATCCTTCTTTTTAATTTCCTTATTGATGTAAGCAAAATCGCGCGGCAACACGCCATTGAACAAAAGGCGTCCCACTGAAGTTTCAAATGGTTTTCCTTCAAATGTAGCGTATCGCGGGCTGTCGGTTCCCATCACTTTTATTTTTGCGCGGAACCCGACTTCTCCAAAATCGTGAGCGGTAATGGCGCTGTTCGGCGTCGGAAATATCTTTCCTTCGCCTTTTTCTCCATCAATTATTTTGGTCATCCAATAACACCCGAGCACAATATCCTGGGAAGGATTCACGATAGGCTCGCCGGAACCCGGACCGAGTAGGTTGGTTTCTGATGACATGAGCGTGGCCGCTTCCGCTTGTGCCTCTTCTCCCAAAGGAACATGGACTGCCATCTGGTCGCCGTCAAAGTCAGCGTTGAATGCCGTACATACCAAAGGATGCACCTGAATCGCGTTGCCTTCGATCAATACCGGCTGAAACGCCTGAATACCGAGACGGTGCAGTGTTGGCGCACGGTTAAGGAGCACTCTTTTGTTTTTGATCACTTCTTCCAGTATCGCCCACACTTCCGGTATCCCTTCGTCAATGAGACGATTGGAACCGCGAATATTGTACGCCAATTCACGCTCCAAAAGTTTTGAGATCACGAACGGCCTGAACAATTCCAGTGCCATGTGTTTGGGAAGGCCGCATTGCCCCAAATGCAAATTTGAACCTACCACGATAACGGAGCGGCCGGAATAGTCCACACGTTTACCGAGCAGATTTTGTCTGAAATATCCTTGTTTTCCTTTCAAGCTGTCTGCGAGGGATTTCAGCGTCCTTCGCTGTGACTGACTCATCGCAACCTGTGATTGGTGCCGCATTGAGTTGTCAATGAGCGCGTCCACGGCTTCTTGGAGAATTCTTTTTTCATTGCGCAAAATAACATCCGGAGCGCTAATCTCCTTCAATTTCCCCAATCGATTATTCCTATTGATCACCCTTCGATACAGGTCATTCACATCGGAGGTTGCGTGCCTCCCTCCTTCAAGTGCCACCATCGGACGAAGTCCCGGCGGGATGATGGGGATCAGCGTAAGAAACATCCATTCCGGTCTTGTGCGCGAGTTGATCATTGAGCGCACGAGGCTCAGGCGTTTTTGCAGTTTTGACCTCTCCGCGGCACCGGCCTTCACAAGCTTTTCATCAAGCGCTACGGCCAATTGCTCCAGATCGATCTTCTTGCAGATATTATAAATCGCCTCGGCACCGATACCCGCTTCAAACACCGTTCCGTATTTCAGCGAAAACTTGTGGAACATCGCTTCGTTCAAAACAGTACCCGGTTCTATGCTCTGCACTTCTTTTTTGGTATTCTGTAAAAATCCCTTTATCTCTTCTTTCGCTTTATCGTCGGAGAGCTGTTTTATCTTTGTCTTATATTCAGCATCGAGATTCTTCATCACCTGCGCTTTCTCTTCTTCGTTTACCGACACGACAATGTATCCCGCAAAATAGATGACTTTTTCCAGGTCTGTTGCGGTAATGTCGAGCAAAAGTGCCATGCGTGAAGGTATGCCGCGCAAAAACCAAATGTGCGCAACCGGGCTCGCCAACTCAATATGACCCATGCGCTCACGGCGCACGATACTTTTTGTCACCTCAACACCGCACTTCTCGCAGATAATTCCTTTGTACCTGATCCGACGATATTTTCCGCAATAACATTCATAATCTTTCTCGGGGCCGAAAATGCGCTCATCAAAGAGACCGCCACGCTCGCTGCGTCCCGTTCTGTAATTGATGGTCTCCGGTTTTGTTACCTCTCCATATGACCACTCTCTAATACGCTCCGGGGAAGCCAGATTAATTGAGATTGAATCAAAGTCTTGGAGATGTTGTTCTCTGTTATCTTTCATGGTGTTAGTGGGAGTACTATTACGCTTGATAAACGGTGTTAAACCTTTTACTTTGAGTCGCCCTTTCGCTTCAGGTCTATGTCAAGCGCAAGTCCTCTCAAGTTATTCAACAGCACATTGAATGATGCCGGAAGGCCCGGTTGTTTGATCTTTTCACCCTTTACAATAGCATCAAATGCTGCGGCTCGACCTACGATATCGTCTGATTTGATGGTAAGCATTTCACGTAATGCGTGTGCCGCGCCGTATCCTTCAAGCGCCCACACTTCCATTTCTCCAAATCGCTGTCCGCCTCCTTGCGCTTTACCGCCAAGAGGCTGTTGAGTAATGAGCGAATAGGGACCGATGGAGCGCATATGTATCTTGTCCCCCACCATGTGGTTTAACTTCAGCATGTACATGTATCCGATGGCAATATTTTGGCTAAACGCCTCGCCCGTTCTTCCATCGTAGAGTTTTACCTTTCCGTCTGTAGCAAAACCTGCTTTGCTCAATTCTTCTTGGATCTCTCCTTCGGTTGCTCCCAAGAATACCGGTGTGATCGCCTGGTAATTCAGCGTATGGGCGGCAAGGCCCAAATGAAGTTCCAATACTTGTCCCAAATTCATACGAGACGGCACGCCAAGGGGTGTCAGAACGATGTCAATCGGTGTTCCGTCAGCCATATACGGCATCTCCTCTTCCGGAAGAACACGCGAGACCACTCCTTTGTTGCCGTGCCGACCCGCGAGTTTGTCTCCCACGGAGACGTTGCGCAGTGTCGCAACTTCAATATGAATACGCTTGGTGATGCCTGAATCAAGAGTGTCTCCTTTTTCGCGAGAGAATACCTTGACGCCGATGACCCGTCCGCGTTTGCCATGCTCCATGCGAAGCGACGTATCTTTTACGTCACGCGCTTTCTCTCCGAAAATGGAGCGGAGCAATCGCTCTTCCGGTGTCAGCTCCGTTTCGCCTTTAGGGGTGATCTTTCCCACTAAAATATCGTTCGGTCCCACCTCGGCGCCGATTCGCACGATTCCCTCTTCATCAAGGTCTTTCAGTTTTACTTCTCCGACGTTTGGAATATCATGAGTCGTGATCTCAGGGCCGAGTTTTGTATCGCGAACATTCACCACAAATTCATCCACCTTGATGCTGGAGAATTTACTTTCTTTCACGAGGCGCTCCGAGATAACGATGGCGTCTTCGTAGTTTGAACCGTCCCATGACATGAATGCCACGAGTACGTTTTGCCCCAATGCGATCTGTCCGGCATCAGAAGAAGAAGTATCCGCGAGCACTTCCCCCTTCTTCACTTTCTGTCCTACCGCCACGATGGGACGCTGGTGGAACATCGTAAAGCTGTTCGTTCGTGAGAAATTGACCAGTTTGTGCTTATGGAGGGCCTTCTTTCCCTGGACAGTGATCTCTCGCGCGTCCATGCTCGTCACCACACCATCTTCAAGAGCGATCACCAGCCGTCCCGTATCGCGCGCGGCGCGTTCCTCAACTCCGGTTGCCACAAGCGGCAACTCGGGAACAACGCAGGGTACCGCCTGTTTTTGCATGTTGGAACCCATGAGCGCTCGGTTCGCGTCGTCGTGTTCAAGGAATGGGATCATGGACGTCGCGATTGAGAATGCCTGATTAGGCGCGATATCAATGAAATCAACGTGCTCACGCAAGATCAACTCCGGACGTCCTCCTTTTCTGACCTCCACCTTGTCATTCGTGATGTTGCCGTTCTTGTCATAGGCGGTAGCTCCGTGAGCAATTTTATATTTCTCTTCCTCAAAAGCGTTGAGAAATTCCACTTCACTCGTGATCTTTCCGTTTTTCACCCGCGCGTAGGGAGTTTCTATCATGCCGAATTCATTGGTCCGCGCATACGTGGAAAGGTGGAGAATAAGACCGATATTCGGACCTTCGGGGGTATGTATCGGGCACACTCTGCCGTAATGTGAAGGGTGTACGTCTCGAACCTCAAGTCCCGCGCGTTCGCGAGTAAGACCCCCCGGCCCAAGAGCGGAGAGGGTGCGCAGGTGTTCTATTTCCGCCAGCACATTCTCCTGGTTCATGAACTGGGAAAGCTGGTTGGTCGTAAAGAATTCTTTGATACGCGCCTGAAGAGGTCTCGGGCTGATGAATTGAATGGGAAGCGTCGTATCCACGTCAATGGTGGACATACGATCCTGAATATTCCTCTTCATCTGGATCATACCCACGCGGATCTTTTGCTGGATCATTTCACCAAAATAGCGCACGCGCCGTGAACCCAAGTGGTCAATATTATCTTCTCGTGCGTGAAGGGTCACGCCGAGCTTAATGATCTGCTCAAGGATAACGACGAAATCATCAATGGAGAGTGTTTTTTGTTCTAACGCTTTCTTGTCTGTGGCCTTGCCGAAGCGCTTGTTAAAGCGAAAACGTCCTACCGCTGAAAGGTTATACTTTTCTTCGCTGAAGATTGATTTGATGAATTCCTTTGCGTTCTCGGGGGTAACCATTTCACCGTCTCGCAGGCGCTTATGTATCTCAATATATGAATCATTGGCTGTTTTCGCCGTATCTTTGGCAAAAGACGCTTGTATCACCTCCGTCACATGCGCGTCACTGCCAAAAAGTTTGACAATTTTTTCATCCGACATGTCGGCCAACGCGCGCAAGAGCGAGCTCACCGGAAACCTTCTCTTTTTATCAATGCGCGCATACATGGCGCCGTCCGGATCTGACTCTATCTCAATCCATGCTCCGCGCGCGGGAATGATTTTTGCTCCGAAGTATTTTTTACCCTTGATCTCTTGCGCCGTAAAAAGCACACCGAAGCTGCGCGCCAGTTGCGGAACAACCACGCGTTCTACGCCATTGATGATAAACGTGCCGTGATTGGTCATCAATGGAAAATCCGCCATAAAGATCTCTTGTTCTTTTGACGTCTTCAGTGTCTTATTCGTGAGTTTTACT
This genomic window contains:
- the dnaG gene encoding DNA primase yields the protein MSGNSVEQIKGRLSIVDVVGSYIKLEKAGGNFRAVCPFHAERTPSFFVSPVRDSYHCFGCNRGGDIFSFVEEIEGIDFKGALKVLADKAGVTLLEVNPALRSEKEQLYEILEEATKLFQWNLIKNKEALSYLYGRGVTADTLKQFRIGFAPESWSFVRDALAAKGFKEQEMEKAGLVIKSPKGYYDRFRSRIMFPLADSAGRVVGFSGRIFGDEENKMGKYINSPETILFSKSQLLYGYDKAKSEIRKQNACILVEGQMDLLMAHQAGFSNTVAVSGTALTDSHVRMIKRMANTLIIAFDADPAGNSASGKGALTGMSLGMDVKVVPMPQGLDPADVIAKNLDLWKKNLKEAKHIVHFYLDILEEKHLESREFRIAVGKLVLPFIKQMGNKIEQAHFVEEVAKRLSIPQEPIWAELEKMPLPSASGDLKEEVEPILKEIPRGRKDIIEQQIMSILFWQESLKKPAISIGNQEKHLEDVVGRQRMEKLRQVSADEKRERVFEVEIYFEGERDVGHELGELFTQLEKEAARNAFAVAMGELKEAEESGDTTRVSKLLQKCQELAKQIKWG
- the rpoC gene encoding DNA-directed RNA polymerase subunit beta', which encodes MKDNREQHLQDFDSISINLASPERIREWSYGEVTKPETINYRTGRSERGGLFDERIFGPEKDYECYCGKYRRIRYKGIICEKCGVEVTKSIVRRERMGHIELASPVAHIWFLRGIPSRMALLLDITATDLEKVIYFAGYIVVSVNEEEKAQVMKNLDAEYKTKIKQLSDDKAKEEIKGFLQNTKKEVQSIEPGTVLNEAMFHKFSLKYGTVFEAGIGAEAIYNICKKIDLEQLAVALDEKLVKAGAAERSKLQKRLSLVRSMINSRTRPEWMFLTLIPIIPPGLRPMVALEGGRHATSDVNDLYRRVINRNNRLGKLKEISAPDVILRNEKRILQEAVDALIDNSMRHQSQVAMSQSQRRTLKSLADSLKGKQGYFRQNLLGKRVDYSGRSVIVVGSNLHLGQCGLPKHMALELFRPFVISKLLERELAYNIRGSNRLIDEGIPEVWAILEEVIKNKRVLLNRAPTLHRLGIQAFQPVLIEGNAIQVHPLVCTAFNADFDGDQMAVHVPLGEEAQAEAATLMSSETNLLGPGSGEPIVNPSQDIVLGCYWMTKIIDGEKGEGKIFPTPNSAITAHDFGEVGFRAKIKVMGTDSPRYATFEGKPFETSVGRLLFNGVLPRDFAYINKEIKKKDLSSIVNDLIGKYGIKNTPPILDKIKAFGFKYATHSGITWSMTDIKVPVEKKELVKNGREEVARITAQYNDGLLSEEERFRKVIEVWQEVRNEIEKVMPGTLEKNGPVNDMITSGARGSISQVVQMSGMKGLIVNTAGETIDFPIIPSNKEGLSPLEYFVTTHGSRKGLADTALNTARAGYLTRRLVYVADNAIIMEEDCGTKEGRAIARKNVSGFDVSLARNIKGRIIAEDIVSPDGEVLYKKGTLLSREDAQRVEDADILEVVVRSPLSCKAVNGLCRYCYGIDLGRNELVKLGEPVGIVAAQAIGEPGTQLTMRTFHSGGIASVGGDITMGLPRVEEVFERRMPKSKAVVSATDGKVMEVKSEGKDKMIKILADIESVKKGKSNEIEYAVPFKRTPLVKVGGDVKKGDILTDGSVDIEELAKYSSAEVVEEYIINEINKIYELQGATISRKHIEVIVRQMFSRVKIKIAGDSKFVPGEIVESSELFIENERLNKEGKEPAKAKQLVLGITEVSLTTKSFLSAASFQHTSRVLINVAIKGTVDHLKGLKENIIIGRLIPAGTGFGKREEVVAKEVEDEGNA
- a CDS encoding DNA-directed RNA polymerase subunit beta, with product MQKEKKYFSRYKEPLVSVPNLVENQVASFKWLIAEGIKEIFDEFSPIQDYSGKKFELEFTSFEISEPKFDEYHAKEQEATYEAPMRVKVKLTNKTLKTSKEQEIFMADFPLMTNHGTFIINGVERVVVPQLARSFGVLFTAQEIKGKKYFGAKIIPARGAWIEIESDPDGAMYARIDKKRRFPVSSLLRALADMSDEKIVKLFGSDAHVTEVIQASFAKDTAKTANDSYIEIHKRLRDGEMVTPENAKEFIKSIFSEEKYNLSAVGRFRFNKRFGKATDKKALEQKTLSIDDFVVILEQIIKLGVTLHAREDNIDHLGSRRVRYFGEMIQQKIRVGMIQMKRNIQDRMSTIDVDTTLPIQFISPRPLQARIKEFFTTNQLSQFMNQENVLAEIEHLRTLSALGPGGLTRERAGLEVRDVHPSHYGRVCPIHTPEGPNIGLILHLSTYARTNEFGMIETPYARVKNGKITSEVEFLNAFEEEKYKIAHGATAYDKNGNITNDKVEVRKGGRPELILREHVDFIDIAPNQAFSIATSMIPFLEHDDANRALMGSNMQKQAVPCVVPELPLVATGVEERAARDTGRLVIALEDGVVTSMDAREITVQGKKALHKHKLVNFSRTNSFTMFHQRPIVAVGQKVKKGEVLADTSSSDAGQIALGQNVLVAFMSWDGSNYEDAIVISERLVKESKFSSIKVDEFVVNVRDTKLGPEITTHDIPNVGEVKLKDLDEEGIVRIGAEVGPNDILVGKITPKGETELTPEERLLRSIFGEKARDVKDTSLRMEHGKRGRVIGVKVFSREKGDTLDSGITKRIHIEVATLRNVSVGDKLAGRHGNKGVVSRVLPEEEMPYMADGTPIDIVLTPLGVPSRMNLGQVLELHLGLAAHTLNYQAITPVFLGATEGEIQEELSKAGFATDGKVKLYDGRTGEAFSQNIAIGYMYMLKLNHMVGDKIHMRSIGPYSLITQQPLGGKAQGGGQRFGEMEVWALEGYGAAHALREMLTIKSDDIVGRAAAFDAIVKGEKIKQPGLPASFNVLLNNLRGLALDIDLKRKGDSK